The following proteins are co-located in the Thermus thermophilus HB8 genome:
- the purM gene encoding phosphoribosylformylglycinamidine cyclo-ligase: MRYEEAGVHIEAKAEALRRAREAIAATYTPEVLRGMGAFGGLYAASRLKALEEPVLVATTDGVGTKTLLALEAGDVSGLGFDLVNHSVNDLLAQGAEPLFFLDYLAASHLDEGVLAALLASLAEACRAHGIPLLGGETAEMPGVYREGAWDIAGTLVGVVERSRILGPERVREGDALLALPSSGPHTNGYSLIRKVVAGQDLSAPVPELGESLKEALLRPHRAYLKEFRLLWEAGVELHAAAHITGGGLPENLPRALPPGLGAEVRRGSWPIPPVFPYLQRLGGIPEEEMYRVFNMGLGMVLVLPQEAAEEALKLVEGFLVGRVVPGEGVRLV; the protein is encoded by the coding sequence ATGCGCTACGAGGAGGCCGGGGTCCACATCGAGGCCAAGGCCGAGGCCCTAAGGCGGGCCAGGGAGGCCATCGCCGCCACCTACACCCCCGAGGTCCTGCGGGGCATGGGGGCCTTCGGCGGGCTTTACGCCGCAAGCCGGCTCAAGGCCCTAGAGGAACCGGTTTTGGTGGCCACCACGGACGGCGTGGGCACCAAAACCCTCCTGGCCCTGGAAGCAGGGGACGTCTCGGGGCTCGGCTTTGACCTGGTCAACCACTCGGTCAACGACCTCCTGGCCCAGGGGGCGGAGCCCCTTTTCTTCCTGGACTACCTGGCGGCAAGCCACCTGGACGAAGGGGTGTTGGCCGCCCTCCTCGCCTCCCTGGCCGAGGCCTGCCGCGCGCACGGCATCCCCCTCTTAGGGGGGGAAACCGCCGAGATGCCCGGCGTCTACCGGGAAGGCGCCTGGGATATCGCCGGCACCCTGGTGGGCGTGGTGGAGCGGAGCCGCATCCTCGGGCCCGAGCGGGTGCGGGAAGGGGACGCGCTCCTCGCCCTCCCCTCCTCCGGCCCCCACACCAACGGCTACTCCCTCATCCGCAAGGTGGTGGCGGGCCAGGACCTCTCCGCCCCCGTCCCCGAACTCGGCGAAAGCCTTAAAGAAGCCCTCCTCCGCCCCCACCGGGCCTACCTGAAGGAGTTCCGCCTCCTTTGGGAGGCGGGGGTGGAGCTCCACGCCGCCGCCCACATCACCGGCGGGGGCCTCCCGGAGAACCTGCCCCGGGCCCTGCCCCCGGGCCTCGGCGCGGAGGTCCGGCGGGGAAGCTGGCCCATCCCCCCCGTCTTCCCCTACCTCCAACGCCTGGGGGGCATCCCCGAGGAGGAGATGTACCGGGTGTTCAACATGGGCTTGGGCATGGTCCTCGTCCTCCCCCAGGAAGCGGCCGAGGAGGCCCTGAAGCTGGTGGAGGGCTTCCTGGTGGGCCGGGTGGTCCCGGGAGAGGGCGTCCGCCTGGTATGA
- a CDS encoding histidine phosphatase family protein → MKEIWYVRHGETEWNAQRRFQGHLDIPLSPVGIGQAFRLAERLSRSRISFDRLYASDLRRARQTAEPLAQVLGLPIATTPLLREIHVGELAGLTRAEAEARFPSFLAEAAEDPWNARRPGGESMADLARRLQAFLEEVPPGRHLVVTHGGVIRAALKLALDLAGDTWRRFHIQNTSITRILYPENAVLTVADAAHLEVWADWLSDEDLKG, encoded by the coding sequence ATGAAGGAGATCTGGTACGTCCGCCACGGGGAGACGGAGTGGAACGCCCAGCGGCGCTTCCAGGGGCACCTGGACATCCCCCTCTCCCCCGTGGGTATCGGGCAGGCCTTCCGCCTCGCCGAGCGCCTCAGCCGCAGCCGCATAAGCTTTGACCGCCTCTACGCCTCGGATCTGCGGCGGGCCCGCCAGACCGCCGAGCCCCTCGCCCAGGTCCTCGGCCTCCCCATCGCCACCACGCCTCTTCTCCGGGAGATCCACGTGGGCGAGCTCGCCGGCCTGACCCGGGCCGAGGCCGAGGCCCGGTTCCCCAGTTTCCTGGCGGAAGCGGCCGAGGACCCCTGGAACGCCCGCAGGCCCGGCGGGGAGAGCATGGCCGACCTGGCCCGAAGGCTTCAGGCCTTTCTGGAAGAGGTGCCGCCCGGCCGCCACCTCGTGGTCACCCACGGCGGCGTCATCCGCGCCGCCCTCAAGCTCGCCCTAGACCTCGCCGGGGACACCTGGCGCCGCTTCCACATCCAAAACACCTCCATCACCCGGATCCTCTACCCGGAAAACGCCGTGCTCACCGTGGCGGACGCCGCCCACCTGGAGGTGTGGGCCGACTGGCTCAGCGACGAGGACCTAAAAGGATAA
- a CDS encoding SDR family NAD(P)-dependent oxidoreductase, translating into MGLFAGKGVLVTGGARGIGRAIAQAFAREGALVALCDLRPEGKEVAEAIGGAFFQVDLEDERERVRFVEEAAYALGRVDVLVNNAAIAAPGSALTVRLPEWRRVLEVNLTAPMHLSALAAREMRKVGGGAIVNVASVQGLFAEQENAAYNASKGGLVNLTRSLALDLAPLRIRVNAVAPGAIATEAVLEAIALSPDPERTRRDWEDLHALRRLGKPEEVAEAVLFLASEKASFITGAILPVDGGMTASFMMAGRPV; encoded by the coding sequence ATGGGCCTTTTCGCTGGCAAAGGGGTGCTGGTGACCGGGGGGGCCCGGGGCATCGGCCGGGCCATCGCCCAGGCCTTCGCCCGGGAGGGGGCCTTGGTGGCCCTGTGCGACCTCCGCCCGGAGGGGAAGGAGGTGGCGGAGGCCATCGGGGGGGCGTTTTTCCAGGTGGACCTCGAGGACGAGAGGGAGCGGGTGCGCTTCGTGGAGGAGGCCGCCTACGCCCTGGGCCGGGTGGACGTTCTGGTCAACAACGCCGCCATCGCCGCCCCCGGCTCGGCCCTCACGGTGCGGCTTCCCGAGTGGCGCAGGGTGCTTGAGGTCAACCTCACCGCCCCCATGCACCTTTCCGCCTTGGCCGCGCGGGAGATGCGGAAGGTGGGCGGTGGGGCCATCGTCAACGTGGCCAGCGTGCAGGGGCTTTTCGCCGAGCAGGAAAACGCCGCCTACAACGCTTCCAAGGGGGGGCTTGTGAACCTCACCCGCTCCCTGGCGCTGGACCTCGCCCCCCTCCGCATCCGGGTGAACGCGGTGGCGCCCGGGGCCATCGCCACGGAGGCGGTCCTGGAGGCCATCGCCCTCTCCCCGGACCCGGAGAGGACCCGGAGGGACTGGGAGGACCTCCACGCCCTGAGGCGCCTGGGGAAGCCCGAGGAGGTGGCGGAGGCCGTCCTCTTCCTGGCCTCGGAGAAGGCCAGCTTCATCACCGGGGCCATCCTGCCCGTGGACGGCGGGATGACGGCGAGCTTCATGATGGCGGGGCGGCCGGTGTAG
- a CDS encoding NAD(P)/FAD-dependent oxidoreductase, producing MWDVIVVGGGPSGLSAALFLARAGLKVLVLDGGRSKVKGVSRVPNYPGLLDEPSGEELLRRLEAHARRYGAEVRPGVVKGVRDMGGVFEVETEEGVEKAERLLLCTHKDPTLPSLLGLTRRGAYIDTDEGGRTSYPRVYAAGVARGKVPGHAIISAGDGAYVAVHLVSDLRGEPYKDHAL from the coding sequence ATGTGGGACGTGATCGTGGTGGGAGGCGGCCCCTCGGGGCTTTCCGCCGCCCTCTTCCTGGCCAGGGCCGGGCTCAAGGTCCTGGTCCTGGACGGGGGCCGCTCCAAGGTCAAGGGCGTAAGCCGGGTGCCCAACTACCCCGGCCTCCTGGACGAGCCTTCCGGCGAAGAACTCCTCCGCCGCCTCGAGGCCCACGCCCGCCGGTATGGGGCCGAGGTCCGCCCCGGGGTGGTGAAGGGCGTGCGGGACATGGGCGGCGTCTTTGAAGTGGAAACCGAGGAAGGGGTGGAGAAGGCGGAGCGCCTGCTCCTCTGCACCCACAAGGACCCCACCCTCCCGAGCCTCCTCGGGCTGACCCGCCGCGGCGCCTACATTGACACCGACGAAGGGGGCCGCACCAGCTACCCCCGGGTCTACGCCGCCGGCGTGGCCCGCGGCAAGGTGCCGGGCCACGCCATCATCAGCGCCGGGGACGGGGCCTACGTGGCCGTCCACCTGGTCTCCGACCTGCGGGGCGAGCCCTACAAGGACCACGCCCTCTAG
- a CDS encoding PASTA domain-containing protein — translation MLLDDRYPVLETLESRDGVTLYRVEGGLVFYFDVRTPQDKDRFYRYRAAIRRLEELGLLEAQVSAKPGRYYAFFPERPLSGRRPPKEVLAALAPFGFGPEHVAMGEDKVAYLAPWPLRLGAARRGRGGFWSRVAPGLFLLGLGLLLLAQGLYRYFNPPEYVVPDLVGKTAREAFLLLRDTGLGLEVEEGNDPSRPKEVVLEQDPPPGTRLRAGRVVRLVLNQARLVPVPDLRGLPRAEAEDRLSGLGFQVGRVAAVEAEEAAGTVLATSPPAGTPMAYGARVDLLVAGERSGERVVVPRLVGLKREDALFLLNAAGLLPQVEEVPSGAPEGLVLAQVPGPGEAVLPGSPVRLRVAVQGAVQLPEAFPGTPLRSVVLALDLPPEAQGRQVRLLLVDARGAQVVYEGPGEEGLRLSGTYQVLGEARFRLYLDGELFQEWAP, via the coding sequence ATGCTCTTGGACGACCGCTACCCCGTTCTGGAGACGCTGGAGAGCCGGGACGGGGTGACCCTCTACCGGGTGGAGGGGGGGCTGGTCTTCTACTTTGACGTCCGCACGCCCCAGGACAAGGACCGCTTCTACCGCTACCGGGCGGCGATCAGGCGCCTGGAGGAGCTCGGCCTCCTCGAGGCCCAGGTCTCGGCCAAGCCGGGGCGGTACTACGCCTTCTTTCCCGAGCGGCCCCTGAGCGGGCGGCGCCCCCCCAAGGAGGTCCTGGCCGCCTTGGCCCCCTTCGGCTTCGGGCCGGAGCACGTGGCCATGGGGGAGGACAAGGTGGCCTACCTCGCCCCTTGGCCCCTCCGCCTGGGGGCCGCGAGGCGGGGCCGGGGGGGGTTTTGGTCCCGGGTGGCCCCGGGGCTTTTCCTCCTGGGCCTGGGCCTCCTCCTCTTGGCCCAGGGGCTTTACCGCTACTTCAACCCCCCCGAGTACGTGGTCCCCGACCTGGTGGGCAAGACCGCGCGGGAGGCCTTTCTTCTCCTCCGGGACACGGGGCTTGGCCTGGAGGTGGAGGAGGGGAACGACCCCTCGAGGCCCAAGGAGGTGGTGCTGGAGCAGGACCCCCCACCCGGCACCCGCCTCCGAGCCGGGCGGGTGGTGCGCCTGGTCCTGAACCAGGCGCGGCTCGTGCCCGTCCCCGACCTCCGGGGCCTCCCCAGGGCGGAGGCGGAGGACCGGCTTTCGGGGCTCGGCTTCCAGGTGGGGCGGGTGGCCGCGGTGGAGGCCGAGGAGGCGGCGGGGACCGTCCTCGCCACGAGCCCCCCGGCGGGGACGCCCATGGCCTACGGGGCCCGGGTGGACCTCCTGGTGGCGGGGGAGCGGTCTGGGGAGAGGGTCGTCGTTCCCCGGCTCGTGGGCCTGAAGCGGGAGGACGCCCTCTTCTTGCTGAACGCCGCGGGGCTTTTGCCCCAGGTGGAGGAGGTGCCTTCGGGGGCGCCTGAGGGCCTGGTCCTGGCGCAGGTGCCGGGGCCGGGGGAGGCCGTCCTCCCCGGAAGCCCGGTGCGGCTTAGGGTGGCGGTCCAGGGGGCGGTCCAGCTGCCCGAGGCCTTCCCCGGGACCCCCCTCCGCTCCGTGGTTTTGGCCCTGGACCTGCCCCCCGAGGCCCAGGGCCGGCAGGTGCGCCTCCTCCTCGTGGACGCCCGGGGAGCCCAGGTGGTCTACGAGGGGCCGGGGGAGGAGGGCCTGAGGCTTTCGGGGACCTACCAGGTCCTGGGGGAGGCCCGCTTCCGCCTCTATTTGGACGGGGAGCTTTTCCAGGAGTGGGCGCCTTGA
- a CDS encoding YraN family protein has protein sequence MGALRGRWAEEEALRFLLGKGYRLLWRNRRTPFGEVDLFMEKDGVYVVVEVKQRASARFGAPLEAITPGKVRRLLQSARFLLGRDDLPVRLEAVLVHGTPKDFRLEHLVLEL, from the coding sequence GTGGGCGCCTTGAGGGGAAGGTGGGCCGAGGAGGAGGCCCTTCGCTTCCTCCTGGGGAAGGGCTACCGCCTCCTTTGGAGGAACCGCCGCACTCCCTTCGGCGAGGTGGACCTCTTCATGGAAAAGGACGGGGTTTACGTGGTGGTGGAGGTGAAGCAGCGGGCTTCCGCCCGCTTCGGCGCTCCCCTGGAGGCCATTACCCCGGGGAAGGTGAGGAGGCTTCTCCAAAGCGCCCGCTTCCTCCTCGGACGGGACGACCTCCCGGTGCGCCTCGAGGCCGTCCTCGTCCACGGCACCCCAAAGGACTTCCGCCTGGAGCACCTTGTGCTGGAGCTCTAA
- a CDS encoding menaquinone biosynthesis decarboxylase → MFRNLRAYLEALERRGELHRVRVPVSAELEIAEIADRVVKAGGPALLFERVVGKDFPVAIGLFGTRARTAFALGVEDLDELARKVEALLALEPGKGGLSALLGLLPKLPLLRGFFPRRVRRAPVQEVVWRGEEVDLRRLPVLKCWPLDGGPFLTLPLVITKDPETGELNLGMYRMQVLDPRSTAMHWQLHKVGRRHLEKAKRLGRKLEVAVALGGDPVLTYAATAPLPPLPGVSEFHLAGFLRGAPIELARGVTVDLPVPAEAEFVLEGYIDPEEPLVEEGPFGDHTGFYTPVDLYPRFHVTAVTHRKGAIYPATLVGVPPMEDAYLIEATERLFLPALRLVLPEVVDYHMPPEGVAHNWVNVSLRKAYPGQAYKVAYGMLGLGQMMFAKVIVAVDADVPVKPGFAALLEALKHALPGRDTLLLRGPVDVLDHSSRAFAFGGKLVIDGTRKLPEEGGEAPFVPKAHPGLPEDPEVLDQRQWPGLWGAVLAKRRPHQAWEVAERLLRAPQSAGIRLLLLADEDTALSPEELLWYVLNNVDPERDARVMPGVEGPVLVLDGTRKLPEEGFPRVWPERIRMDPKVKALVEARWAEYGLGWTTVGE, encoded by the coding sequence GTGTTTCGGAACCTTCGGGCCTACCTCGAGGCCTTGGAACGCCGGGGGGAGCTCCACCGGGTCAGGGTCCCGGTGAGCGCTGAGCTGGAGATCGCCGAGATCGCGGACCGGGTGGTGAAGGCGGGGGGCCCCGCCCTCCTCTTTGAGCGGGTGGTTGGGAAGGACTTCCCCGTGGCCATCGGCCTTTTCGGCACCCGGGCGCGCACGGCCTTCGCCCTGGGGGTGGAGGACCTGGACGAGCTGGCGAGGAAGGTGGAGGCCCTCCTCGCCTTGGAGCCGGGGAAGGGGGGGCTTTCCGCCCTCCTGGGCCTCCTCCCCAAGCTCCCCCTCCTCCGGGGCTTCTTCCCCAGGCGGGTCCGCCGGGCCCCGGTGCAGGAGGTGGTGTGGCGGGGGGAGGAGGTGGACCTAAGGCGCCTTCCCGTCCTCAAGTGCTGGCCTCTGGACGGGGGGCCCTTCCTCACCCTGCCCCTCGTCATCACCAAGGACCCCGAGACCGGGGAGCTCAACCTCGGCATGTACCGCATGCAGGTCCTGGACCCAAGGAGCACCGCCATGCACTGGCAATTGCACAAGGTGGGCCGCCGCCACCTGGAGAAGGCGAAGAGGCTGGGGAGGAAGCTGGAGGTGGCCGTGGCCCTGGGGGGGGACCCGGTCCTCACCTACGCCGCCACCGCGCCCCTCCCTCCCTTGCCGGGGGTGAGCGAGTTCCACCTGGCGGGCTTCCTCCGGGGGGCCCCCATTGAGCTCGCCCGGGGGGTGACCGTGGACCTCCCCGTGCCCGCCGAGGCGGAGTTCGTCCTCGAGGGCTACATAGACCCCGAGGAGCCCCTGGTGGAGGAGGGGCCTTTTGGCGACCACACGGGCTTCTACACCCCCGTGGACCTCTACCCCCGCTTCCACGTCACCGCCGTCACCCACCGCAAGGGGGCCATTTACCCCGCCACCCTCGTCGGGGTCCCCCCCATGGAGGACGCCTACCTCATTGAGGCCACGGAAAGGCTCTTCCTCCCCGCCCTCCGCCTCGTCCTCCCCGAGGTGGTGGACTACCACATGCCCCCCGAGGGGGTGGCCCACAACTGGGTGAACGTGAGCCTGAGGAAGGCCTACCCCGGCCAGGCCTACAAGGTGGCCTACGGGATGCTGGGCCTGGGGCAGATGATGTTCGCCAAGGTCATCGTGGCCGTGGACGCGGACGTCCCGGTCAAGCCCGGGTTCGCCGCCCTCTTGGAGGCCCTCAAGCACGCCCTTCCCGGGCGGGACACCCTCCTCCTCCGGGGCCCCGTGGACGTCCTGGACCACAGCTCCCGGGCCTTCGCCTTCGGGGGGAAGCTCGTCATTGACGGCACGAGGAAGCTCCCCGAGGAGGGGGGTGAGGCGCCCTTCGTCCCCAAGGCCCACCCCGGGCTTCCCGAAGACCCCGAGGTCCTGGACCAGAGGCAGTGGCCGGGCCTCTGGGGGGCGGTGCTGGCGAAGCGGCGCCCCCACCAGGCCTGGGAGGTGGCGGAGAGGCTCCTGAGGGCCCCGCAAAGCGCCGGGATCCGGCTTCTCCTCCTCGCCGACGAGGACACGGCCCTAAGCCCGGAGGAGCTCCTCTGGTACGTCCTCAACAACGTGGATCCCGAGCGGGACGCCCGGGTGATGCCGGGGGTGGAGGGGCCGGTTTTGGTCCTGGACGGCACGAGGAAGCTCCCCGAGGAGGGCTTCCCCAGGGTCTGGCCCGAGAGGATCCGGATGGACCCCAAGGTGAAGGCCTTGGTGGAGGCCCGGTGGGCGGAGTACGGCCTGGGCTGGACAACGGTGGGTGAGTGA
- a CDS encoding flavodoxin family protein translates to MGLHVLGVNASARTDGFTAELLDEVLEAARRKGATTERLDLVRHPFPLCAGNYSVDPASCGPETCVQGPWDGFGKVAERILSADAVVFATPVYWFSVSSRMKALLERMTSMENQGLLNLGKPMALLAVAEEEGASQALAQMLLPLSYMGFVLAPLGLVYAHRKHLTALKESPEVLEDARIAGENLVLMAERLRGTSFQEPLPSYLYRAPASRAAGD, encoded by the coding sequence ATGGGCTTACACGTCCTCGGCGTGAACGCATCGGCTAGGACGGACGGGTTTACGGCGGAGCTTTTGGACGAGGTTTTGGAGGCGGCCAGGCGCAAGGGGGCGACCACCGAGCGCCTGGATTTGGTGCGGCACCCCTTTCCCCTCTGCGCCGGCAACTACTCCGTGGACCCCGCTTCCTGCGGGCCGGAAACCTGCGTCCAGGGGCCCTGGGACGGGTTCGGGAAGGTGGCGGAGCGGATCCTTTCCGCCGACGCGGTGGTCTTCGCCACCCCCGTCTACTGGTTCAGCGTCTCCTCCCGGATGAAGGCCCTCCTGGAGCGGATGACCTCCATGGAGAACCAGGGCCTCCTCAACCTGGGCAAGCCCATGGCCCTCCTGGCGGTGGCGGAGGAGGAAGGGGCGAGCCAGGCCCTCGCCCAGATGCTCCTGCCCCTCTCCTACATGGGCTTCGTCCTCGCCCCCTTGGGCCTGGTCTACGCCCACCGGAAACACCTCACCGCCCTCAAGGAGAGCCCCGAGGTCCTGGAGGACGCCCGCATCGCCGGGGAGAACCTGGTGCTCATGGCGGAGAGGCTCCGGGGGACCTCCTTCCAGGAGCCCTTGCCGAGCTACCTCTACCGGGCGCCCGCCTCGAGGGCCGCGGGGGACTGA
- the tsaB gene encoding tRNA (adenosine(37)-N6)-threonylcarbamoyltransferase complex dimerization subunit type 1 TsaB: MGRMWTLVLDTATPYLSLGLFRGEAGVGRVKRVERRHEEVLFGLLEEVLREVGAGREEIGALVLGEGPGSYTGLRIALAAGLGLAQALGARVFGASSLLAACWPYLKEGEPLTPLFTARNGLFYGATYTLEGGRPKEVVPPRKLKATELPQEGRLLLDAPPDPRALYELLPFAHEGVEPLYL; this comes from the coding sequence ATGGGGAGGATGTGGACGCTGGTCCTGGACACGGCCACCCCCTACCTCTCCCTGGGGCTCTTCCGGGGGGAGGCGGGGGTGGGCCGGGTCAAGCGGGTGGAAAGGCGGCACGAGGAAGTCCTCTTCGGCCTCCTGGAGGAGGTCCTGAGGGAGGTTGGGGCCGGGCGCGAGGAGATCGGCGCCCTGGTCTTGGGCGAGGGCCCGGGCTCCTACACGGGCCTGCGCATCGCCTTGGCCGCGGGCCTCGGCCTCGCCCAGGCCCTGGGGGCCAGGGTCTTTGGGGCGAGCTCCCTCCTCGCCGCCTGCTGGCCCTACCTGAAGGAAGGGGAGCCCCTCACCCCCCTCTTCACCGCCAGAAACGGCCTCTTCTACGGGGCCACCTACACCCTGGAGGGGGGAAGGCCCAAGGAGGTGGTCCCCCCGAGGAAGCTCAAGGCCACGGAGCTCCCGCAGGAAGGCCGCCTCCTCCTGGACGCCCCTCCGGACCCCAGGGCCCTCTACGAGCTCCTCCCCTTCGCCCACGAGGGGGTGGAGCCCCTCTACCTCTGA
- a CDS encoding carbohydrate ABC transporter permease, with the protein MAFPFYWMLATSFKSPQEALQAEPVWVPERMKPVNWLKAARLGDSPLFGGLGPGRSVALFFPGPEAPPPRALVPRSPGAFFDPVADGTRVEVVRGEGGWWVRLTNTGEAGFRRVPLVVLWPKGVPLEPPLPPDARRSQGEYWRLEWVNAVPGALGYVFHNYLEAWDAAPWGRYFFVSFFTASVQVAVGLFLAALAAFALARIPFPGKEAVFVLVLATMMVPGEVLLIPNYVLLARLGWLDTFYALIVPWLASVFGIFLLRQFYLSLPQDLFDAARIDGAGYLTQLFRIALPLSVPGLVSYGIFTFLGAYNALLWPLIVTQSPEMRTVQLGLLAFVSEAGSDYGALMAASAFVIAPVVLGYFVAQRQFIQGIARTGLK; encoded by the coding sequence ATGGCCTTCCCCTTCTACTGGATGCTGGCCACGAGCTTCAAAAGCCCCCAGGAGGCCCTCCAGGCCGAGCCCGTCTGGGTTCCCGAGCGGATGAAGCCGGTGAACTGGCTCAAGGCGGCGAGGCTGGGGGATAGCCCCCTCTTTGGGGGGCTTGGCCCCGGGCGGAGCGTGGCCCTCTTCTTCCCGGGGCCCGAGGCGCCGCCCCCGAGGGCCCTCGTGCCCCGCTCCCCGGGGGCCTTCTTTGACCCCGTGGCCGACGGGACGAGGGTGGAGGTGGTCCGGGGGGAGGGGGGGTGGTGGGTCCGCCTCACCAACACGGGGGAGGCCGGCTTCCGCCGGGTCCCCCTGGTGGTCCTCTGGCCCAAGGGGGTGCCCTTGGAGCCCCCCCTGCCCCCGGACGCCCGCCGCTCCCAGGGGGAGTACTGGCGGCTGGAGTGGGTGAACGCGGTGCCCGGGGCCTTGGGGTACGTGTTCCACAACTACCTCGAGGCCTGGGACGCCGCCCCCTGGGGCCGGTACTTCTTCGTGAGCTTCTTCACCGCCTCCGTCCAGGTGGCGGTGGGCCTCTTCCTCGCCGCCCTGGCCGCCTTCGCCCTGGCCCGGATCCCCTTCCCGGGGAAGGAGGCCGTCTTCGTCCTCGTCCTGGCCACGATGATGGTCCCGGGGGAGGTCCTCCTCATCCCCAACTACGTCCTCCTCGCCCGGTTGGGCTGGCTGGACACCTTTTACGCCCTCATCGTTCCCTGGCTGGCCTCGGTCTTCGGCATCTTCCTCCTGCGGCAGTTCTACCTCTCCCTTCCCCAGGACCTCTTTGACGCCGCCCGCATTGACGGGGCGGGGTACCTGACCCAGCTTTTCCGCATCGCCCTGCCCTTGAGCGTCCCCGGCCTCGTCTCCTACGGCATCTTCACCTTCCTCGGGGCCTACAACGCCCTGCTTTGGCCCCTGATCGTCACCCAGAGCCCGGAGATGCGCACGGTGCAGCTCGGGCTGCTCGCCTTCGTCTCCGAGGCGGGCTCGGACTACGGGGCCTTGATGGCCGCGAGCGCCTTCGTCATCGCCCCCGTGGTCCTGGGCTACTTCGTGGCCCAGAGGCAGTTCATTCAGGGGATCGCCCGCACGGGGCTGAAGTGA
- a CDS encoding ABC transporter substrate-binding protein — MKKALLLVAALGVAFAQQAKPEDVIKEQCARAKVVAELWHGFTGGAPKAALENLVVEFNKAQQGRCVRPVPQGGYRDLSTKIKAAFAAGKVPTMAQAFENNIALYLEAKALLPIESLGVKLQGVNLTFLNAVRFGGVVYGVPFNKSIQVLYYNKDLLKKHGVPVPATLEEFVAAAKKLSRAEGGPVYWFQPDASTFAYFFFNLGGSYLKDGKLVLNSKEAVEALTLLQNGVKEGWAKPITSGYINQNLGSGPYAFSVDTSAGYTYYLRAAKFDLGVATLPGRTKGQPGYGLVQGTNLVVFRQASKEEQAVAKDFLEFVLSPRAQAVFATATGYVPVTEGALKDPVYQAYAAENPDYATIVRQSRYAKFEPALAEWEQIRFDILGQAIKEAILNKADPKAALDRAQKLAEDLLSSRTR; from the coding sequence ATGAAGAAGGCGCTTTTGCTGGTGGCGGCGCTGGGCGTGGCCTTCGCCCAGCAGGCCAAGCCGGAGGATGTGATCAAGGAGCAGTGCGCCAGGGCCAAGGTGGTGGCCGAGCTCTGGCACGGTTTCACCGGCGGGGCCCCTAAAGCGGCCTTGGAGAACCTGGTGGTGGAGTTCAACAAGGCCCAGCAGGGGCGGTGCGTCCGCCCCGTGCCCCAGGGGGGGTACCGGGACCTTTCCACCAAGATCAAGGCGGCCTTCGCCGCCGGGAAGGTGCCCACCATGGCCCAGGCCTTTGAGAACAACATCGCCCTCTACCTCGAGGCCAAGGCCCTTCTGCCCATAGAGTCCCTGGGGGTCAAGCTCCAAGGGGTGAACCTCACCTTCTTGAACGCCGTCCGCTTCGGGGGCGTGGTCTACGGGGTGCCCTTCAACAAGAGCATCCAGGTCCTTTACTACAACAAGGACCTCCTGAAGAAGCACGGGGTTCCGGTGCCCGCGACCCTCGAGGAGTTCGTGGCCGCCGCAAAGAAGCTCTCCCGGGCCGAGGGCGGCCCCGTCTACTGGTTCCAGCCCGACGCCTCCACCTTCGCCTACTTCTTCTTCAACCTGGGCGGGAGCTACCTCAAGGACGGGAAGCTCGTGCTGAACTCCAAGGAGGCGGTGGAGGCCCTCACCCTCCTGCAAAACGGGGTCAAGGAGGGGTGGGCCAAGCCCATCACCTCGGGCTACATCAACCAGAACCTGGGCTCGGGGCCCTACGCCTTCAGCGTGGACACCTCCGCGGGCTACACCTACTACCTCCGGGCGGCCAAGTTTGACCTGGGGGTGGCCACCCTGCCGGGCCGGACCAAGGGCCAGCCGGGCTACGGCCTCGTCCAGGGCACCAACCTGGTGGTCTTCCGCCAGGCCTCCAAGGAGGAGCAGGCGGTGGCCAAGGACTTCCTGGAGTTCGTCCTCTCCCCCAGGGCCCAGGCGGTCTTCGCCACGGCCACGGGCTACGTGCCCGTCACCGAGGGGGCCCTCAAGGACCCCGTCTACCAGGCCTACGCCGCCGAGAACCCCGACTACGCCACCATCGTGCGCCAGAGCCGCTACGCCAAGTTTGAGCCCGCCTTGGCGGAGTGGGAGCAGATCCGCTTTGACATCCTGGGCCAGGCCATCAAGGAGGCCATCCTCAACAAGGCCGATCCCAAGGCGGCCTTGGACAGGGCCCAGAAGCTGGCGGAGGACCTCCTCTCCAGCAGGACCCGCTAG